In the Halodesulfovibrio aestuarii DSM 17919 = ATCC 29578 genome, one interval contains:
- a CDS encoding hybrid sensor histidine kinase/response regulator, translated as MLKRIVKLQFFPDSYTKNFITVSILLTAIFLIIFNMLYYLFAIDQRIDNFIKIHAKHVQVLATHLAPPLGEGRVEQAARFIHEELAYKSTAGLFLYDAKGILICGSYRGREAKKVPSPDSSEYLIKQPIYYAGSHVGTVTSIATFDPAHHHFLSLFIPAVFANLIASSMVVLIVIGLIVKTLLRPLRELSETARRVRVKQTYSLRAKREGRGELAELTDSFNSMLDHIEAHDMFLHSESRNLEREVLERTLDLEQATKEAERANSAKSEFIASVSHELRTPMNAILGMTTMLQTTDMTRRQREYAEIIAASSQSLLHLINGVLDLSKLEAKKLEIEETNFILRDVLDELAIIFTEKVAVKEMDLVVIVDEGVPPVLRGDSFRLKQILLNLVGNAFKFTDRGVVELRVALKGSVTKPIQIPHVRENDEVVQLAFSVKDTGIGIAKEAQAKLFETFVQADGSTSRQYGGTGLGLSIVAELVSLMKGSISVDSVVGKGSTFTAALPFAVAENEREIILPVFSGWRVLVFEPSIAARAMWRSLFAELGMLVVVLGSERQVLLQLEHQAPGAEYDLVVLGSKELLDMTGSVVNYLCQHPELKVLVAARLGDEALPDRECSFSMTDFLRRPVTFAQLKINILRALDFDQRVRSELAAETESLEGMTVLVVEDNPINQQVMREILEYLGVKVTIAKDGNSAIELLSICTYDLVLMDIQLPGMDGFTTTIRLREELELAELPVIAMTAHTLQEDRDRATRAGMDGYLTKPVELDALVELLKKYVSRKRSPSAYANGAEECVPSEKAIGRMQQFDVVENPDFPASLPGLSVAEGVERVGGKSRIYLSVAKTFVETYMDAATDVRVLFDAEDWDGLASKAHTLAGASGNISANDVFACSAMIEREARTGSVNVAAIDALEKALQTACNSIKSLQ; from the coding sequence ATGCTGAAGCGGATAGTCAAACTGCAATTTTTTCCAGACAGCTATACAAAAAATTTTATTACTGTAAGTATTCTTTTAACCGCCATATTTCTTATTATTTTTAATATGCTGTATTATCTGTTTGCTATTGATCAGCGTATAGATAATTTCATTAAGATTCATGCAAAACATGTTCAGGTACTGGCGACGCATTTGGCTCCCCCTTTAGGGGAGGGACGGGTAGAGCAGGCAGCCCGGTTTATTCATGAAGAGTTGGCGTATAAAAGTACCGCAGGGCTTTTTTTGTATGACGCAAAGGGAATATTGATATGCGGTTCATACAGGGGGAGAGAGGCAAAGAAGGTTCCTTCTCCTGACTCGTCTGAATATCTTATCAAACAGCCAATCTACTATGCTGGTTCTCATGTCGGAACAGTTACCTCAATCGCAACATTTGATCCTGCTCATCATCACTTTCTCAGTCTCTTTATTCCTGCTGTTTTTGCAAACCTCATAGCAAGTTCGATGGTTGTGCTCATCGTAATCGGGCTTATCGTCAAGACACTGTTACGTCCGTTGCGTGAGCTGTCTGAAACTGCCCGCAGAGTTCGTGTGAAGCAGACCTACTCGTTACGCGCAAAGCGTGAAGGCAGAGGAGAGCTGGCAGAGCTTACAGACTCATTCAACAGCATGCTTGATCATATTGAAGCACACGATATGTTTCTGCATTCGGAAAGCCGTAATCTTGAAAGAGAGGTTCTTGAACGAACGTTGGATCTTGAGCAGGCCACAAAAGAGGCGGAAAGAGCGAACAGTGCAAAAAGCGAATTTATTGCCAGCGTGAGCCATGAATTACGTACACCTATGAATGCAATTCTTGGTATGACAACCATGCTGCAAACTACAGATATGACGCGCAGACAGCGGGAATATGCAGAGATTATTGCTGCATCATCACAAAGTTTGCTGCATCTGATTAACGGTGTACTAGATCTTTCTAAGCTTGAAGCGAAAAAGTTGGAAATAGAAGAAACAAATTTCATCTTGCGCGATGTGTTGGATGAACTTGCCATTATATTCACTGAAAAAGTTGCTGTAAAAGAAATGGATTTGGTAGTTATTGTGGATGAAGGAGTGCCGCCTGTTCTGCGTGGTGATTCGTTCCGGTTAAAGCAGATCCTTTTAAATCTTGTAGGTAACGCGTTTAAGTTTACGGACCGTGGCGTTGTGGAGCTGCGTGTGGCTCTGAAAGGTTCTGTTACGAAGCCTATCCAGATTCCACATGTCCGTGAGAACGATGAGGTTGTGCAGCTGGCTTTTTCTGTAAAGGATACAGGCATCGGCATTGCTAAAGAGGCACAGGCTAAACTGTTTGAAACTTTTGTGCAGGCAGATGGATCAACTTCCCGTCAATATGGCGGAACCGGTCTGGGACTTTCTATTGTGGCAGAACTGGTTTCTCTTATGAAGGGTTCTATTTCAGTAGATAGTGTTGTCGGTAAAGGCAGCACGTTTACCGCTGCGTTGCCGTTTGCTGTTGCAGAGAATGAGCGGGAGATTATTCTTCCGGTTTTTTCCGGGTGGCGAGTGCTTGTTTTTGAGCCTTCTATTGCTGCGCGTGCCATGTGGCGTAGTCTGTTTGCTGAGCTTGGTATGCTTGTTGTTGTGCTTGGCTCAGAACGGCAGGTGTTATTGCAGCTGGAACATCAAGCTCCGGGAGCAGAGTATGATCTTGTTGTGCTCGGAAGCAAAGAATTGCTTGATATGACAGGCTCTGTTGTAAACTATTTGTGTCAACATCCTGAGCTAAAGGTTCTGGTTGCTGCAAGGCTTGGAGATGAAGCTCTACCGGATCGTGAATGTTCATTTTCTATGACAGATTTTTTGCGGCGTCCTGTGACATTTGCACAGCTTAAGATCAACATTTTACGGGCACTTGATTTTGACCAGCGGGTACGTTCTGAATTGGCTGCTGAAACTGAAAGTCTGGAAGGGATGACAGTCCTTGTTGTGGAGGATAATCCTATAAATCAGCAAGTGATGCGGGAGATTCTGGAATATCTAGGCGTGAAGGTTACCATCGCAAAGGATGGTAATAGTGCGATAGAATTGCTTTCTATTTGTACATATGACTTGGTGTTGATGGACATTCAGTTGCCGGGAATGGACGGTTTTACCACAACGATCCGGTTGCGTGAAGAACTGGAGCTAGCTGAATTACCGGTGATAGCCATGACAGCGCATACGTTGCAGGAAGACAGGGACAGGGCAACACGGGCAGGGATGGACGGATATTTGACAAAGCCTGTCGAATTAGATGCTTTGGTAGAATTGTTAAAAAAATATGTTTCAAGAAAGAGAAGTCCTTCAGCGTATGCCAATGGTGCAGAGGAATGTGTTCCTTCTGAAAAAGCCATAGGTCGAATGCAGCAATTTGATGTAGTGGAAAATCCAGATTTTCCGGCAAGCCTGCCGGGCCTGTCCGTTGCGGAAGGCGTTGAAAGAGTAGGCGGTAAAAGTCGTATTTACCTGTCAGTGGCGAAAACTTTTGTTGAAACCTACATGGATGCAGCTACGGATGTACGTGTGTTATTTGACGCAGAGGATTGGGATGGGTTGGCAAGCAAGGCACACACTCTTGCAGGGGCCAGTGGTAATATTTCTGCAAACGATGTTTTTGCATGTTCGGCGATGATCGAGCGCGAGGCGCGAACAGGAAGTGTTAACGTTGCAGCAATTGATGCACTTGAGAAAGCATTGCAGACAGCTTGCAACTCAATAAAAAGTCTTCAGTAG
- the murA gene encoding UDP-N-acetylglucosamine 1-carboxyvinyltransferase — protein MEKLVIQGGVPLNGTIRVSGAKNAALPILMGSILLAEPARFTNVPNLRDIRTTISLLEILGCPGRFADGVVETEGCNPKPEAPYDLVKTMRASVLCLGPLLARLGEAKVAYPGGCAIGARPVDLHLSALEKMGAVFEVDSGYIMGKCDGRLKGAHIVFEKVTVGGTENLLMAASLAEGETILENAAREPEIIDLANFLIACGAKIEGHGSSVIRIQGVERLKGSDYAIMPDRIEAGTFMIAAAITKGDLLLENCPNDSLDAVISKLKEMGVRVTKEEKGTRVTYIGELSPVEITTQPYPGFPTDMQAQFMALMCYVDGTSMVEETIFENRFMHAPELARMGADIRPVGRTARIKGGSVLRGAPVMASDLRASASLVLAGLAAEGETHVQRIYHLDRGYEHIEEKLIPVGARIQRVNEE, from the coding sequence ATGGAAAAATTAGTTATTCAAGGTGGAGTTCCATTAAATGGAACAATTCGTGTCAGCGGCGCAAAAAATGCTGCGTTACCGATTCTGATGGGCTCAATTCTTCTTGCAGAGCCTGCACGTTTTACCAACGTGCCTAATTTGCGTGATATTCGCACTACCATCAGTCTGTTGGAGATTCTCGGATGTCCGGGGCGGTTTGCTGACGGAGTTGTTGAAACAGAAGGTTGCAACCCGAAACCGGAAGCGCCGTATGATCTTGTAAAAACCATGCGTGCCTCTGTGTTATGTCTGGGACCTCTGCTTGCTCGCCTTGGTGAAGCTAAAGTTGCATATCCGGGTGGGTGCGCCATTGGTGCGCGACCTGTTGATTTGCACCTCTCTGCACTTGAAAAAATGGGCGCAGTCTTTGAAGTGGATTCCGGTTACATTATGGGGAAATGTGACGGACGGCTGAAGGGCGCGCATATTGTTTTTGAAAAAGTAACCGTAGGCGGAACGGAAAATCTGCTTATGGCTGCCAGTCTTGCAGAAGGCGAAACTATTTTAGAAAATGCTGCTCGCGAGCCGGAAATTATAGATCTTGCAAATTTCCTTATCGCTTGTGGTGCCAAGATCGAAGGTCACGGTTCAAGTGTTATCCGCATTCAGGGTGTTGAACGCCTGAAAGGAAGCGATTACGCTATTATGCCGGACCGTATTGAAGCAGGTACTTTTATGATTGCAGCTGCAATTACAAAAGGGGATCTGTTACTTGAAAACTGCCCGAATGATTCTCTTGATGCTGTTATCAGCAAACTTAAAGAAATGGGCGTGCGCGTGACAAAAGAAGAGAAAGGAACCCGCGTTACTTACATTGGCGAACTCTCTCCTGTTGAAATTACCACTCAGCCGTATCCCGGTTTCCCTACTGATATGCAGGCGCAGTTTATGGCGTTGATGTGCTACGTGGATGGCACCTCAATGGTGGAAGAAACTATTTTTGAAAACCGCTTCATGCATGCACCGGAACTCGCCCGCATGGGTGCGGATATCCGCCCTGTGGGGAGAACCGCCCGTATTAAAGGCGGTTCTGTATTACGTGGTGCACCTGTTATGGCGTCCGATCTTCGTGCAAGTGCATCGCTTGTTCTAGCGGGGCTTGCAGCAGAAGGTGAAACTCATGTGCAGCGTATCTATCATCTTGATCGTGGCTATGAGCATATTGAAGAAAAACTTATTCCTGTAGGCGCACGGATTCAACGTGTAAACGAAGAGTAA
- a CDS encoding glycosyltransferase family 4 protein: MHILLLDLGKEMRGGQWQVFYLARALARSQEFTVTIAAPAKAPLLTHAAEVEGVTLLPLFGSGDWNPLNIYKLRRAVTKHGAQVIHTNCAKSASLGGIIKKMCGDAFRLIHTRRVSYPLKNGWSSKKYLLADAVVGVSQEISDTMMESAPLLDRSKVSTIHSGIDASRYQAKKDRKDSRMIIGMIGALTEQKGHVVLVKALGELAKCKDIPVWEARVVGDGPLFGEIKELAEELEISSHLALLGRQDAREQLPYFDILAVPSVNGEGSSGVIKEGWVGQLPVVASDLPSNLELVEDQKSGLTFPNHDHEKLAQLLHDLMLDEKLRASLVEGGNKRVQDFTDMRMAASYMELYKRSW; encoded by the coding sequence ATGCACATTTTGTTGCTTGATCTCGGAAAAGAAATGCGCGGTGGACAATGGCAAGTCTTCTACCTTGCGCGAGCATTAGCCCGTTCTCAAGAATTTACAGTGACCATAGCAGCTCCTGCCAAGGCTCCTTTACTCACACATGCAGCAGAAGTAGAAGGTGTTACCCTTCTCCCTCTTTTCGGTTCCGGAGACTGGAACCCTCTTAACATATATAAACTCCGCCGCGCTGTAACAAAACATGGTGCTCAGGTAATCCACACAAACTGCGCAAAAAGCGCATCTCTTGGCGGAATTATAAAAAAAATGTGTGGCGATGCCTTCCGGCTTATACACACCCGCCGAGTGTCCTATCCTCTTAAAAATGGATGGAGTAGCAAAAAATATTTACTCGCGGATGCTGTTGTCGGAGTCAGTCAGGAAATCTCTGATACGATGATGGAGTCTGCTCCGCTACTTGACCGCAGCAAAGTTTCTACAATTCATTCAGGAATTGATGCCTCCCGCTATCAGGCTAAAAAAGACCGTAAAGACAGCCGAATGATCATCGGCATGATTGGCGCGCTAACTGAGCAGAAAGGACACGTTGTCCTTGTTAAGGCTCTTGGTGAGCTTGCAAAATGCAAGGATATCCCTGTCTGGGAAGCGCGCGTTGTGGGTGACGGCCCATTATTCGGTGAAATAAAAGAATTAGCTGAAGAGCTTGAAATCAGCAGCCATCTCGCCCTGCTTGGACGTCAGGATGCCCGCGAGCAACTGCCATATTTTGATATCCTTGCCGTACCTTCTGTAAATGGTGAAGGTTCTTCCGGCGTCATCAAAGAGGGCTGGGTTGGACAACTTCCAGTTGTGGCTTCCGATCTCCCGTCCAACTTAGAACTGGTTGAAGATCAGAAAAGCGGACTAACATTTCCGAACCATGATCACGAAAAGCTTGCACAGCTTCTTCACGACCTCATGCTGGATGAAAAACTGCGTGCAAGCCTTGTAGAAGGCGGAAACAAACGCGTTCAGGACTTTACTGACATGAGGATGGCAGCATCATACATGGAGCTGTACAAACGAAGTTGGTAA
- a CDS encoding aminotransferase class IV has protein sequence MATICDTEEYISKILNSRRAGERDVLAFYEHRIGCICKNPRLMLLPMDDHLAHRGDGVFESIKWVNGKLYQLDAHIERLKSSVKGLHLSPPCTWDKLAELVVEVAKAAATENGLLRIIIGRGPGGFSIDPKECPVSSLYIVAYKFNPKPEEWYEKGATAFRSSIPAKPAHMARVKSANYISNVLMKREADERGYDVPFSFDADDFIAEGATENVALVNQQGTLVIPEFSNALVGTTIMRAIELMKDKIKIEFAAVREDDLYRAKEVIIFGTSSDCVSIVRFEGQPISDVRPGPVAKEIRQVLKEDLEVNGLPL, from the coding sequence GTGGCGACAATATGTGATACAGAAGAATACATTTCTAAAATCCTGAATAGCCGTCGAGCCGGAGAGCGCGATGTGCTTGCCTTTTATGAGCACCGTATCGGATGTATTTGCAAAAACCCGAGACTGATGCTGCTGCCTATGGACGATCATCTTGCCCACAGGGGTGATGGCGTTTTTGAAAGCATTAAATGGGTAAACGGAAAACTGTATCAGCTTGATGCACATATTGAGCGTTTGAAAAGTTCTGTCAAAGGACTGCACCTGTCGCCCCCCTGTACTTGGGACAAACTTGCAGAGCTTGTTGTTGAGGTCGCAAAAGCTGCGGCAACAGAAAACGGCCTTCTGCGTATCATTATAGGACGCGGCCCGGGCGGGTTCAGTATAGACCCGAAAGAATGTCCGGTGAGCAGCCTTTACATTGTCGCTTACAAGTTCAATCCAAAACCGGAAGAATGGTACGAAAAAGGCGCAACTGCCTTCCGTTCATCCATTCCGGCGAAGCCGGCACACATGGCGCGTGTTAAGAGTGCAAACTACATCTCTAACGTGCTTATGAAACGTGAAGCTGATGAACGCGGCTACGATGTTCCATTCAGCTTTGATGCTGATGATTTTATCGCAGAAGGTGCAACAGAAAACGTTGCTCTTGTTAATCAACAGGGAACACTTGTCATTCCTGAGTTCTCCAACGCGCTTGTAGGAACAACTATCATGCGTGCTATTGAACTAATGAAAGACAAAATCAAAATCGAGTTTGCCGCAGTGCGTGAGGACGACCTTTATAGAGCGAAAGAAGTCATTATCTTCGGAACATCATCCGACTGTGTCTCCATCGTACGTTTTGAAGGACAGCCGATAAGTGATGTACGTCCAGGCCCTGTTGCCAAAGAGATCAGACAAGTTCTCAAAGAAGATCTTGAAGTAAACGGACTGCCACTTTAG
- a CDS encoding aspartate-semialdehyde dehydrogenase produces the protein MSKDRLVVAVVGATGAVGREMLSVLEGRNFPATEVIALASARSAGTTVPFAGGELTVKELTENSFEGVDIALFSAGGSTSEKFSPIAAKAGCVVVDNSSAWRMDDRCPLVVPEVNPEALEAHNGIIANPNCSTIQMMVALKPLHDNAQIKRIVVSTYQAVSGSGQKAITELETQIRQLFNMQTPVAEVYPYQIAFNALPQIDVFMDNDYTKEEMKMVHETVKIFNDPSIKVTATCVRIPVFYGHSESVNIETVQKITPAEARVILTQAPGVTVLDNPSEKIYPMAIDAAGQDDTYVGRIREDETIENGLNMWIVADNIRKGAALNTVQIAEELIKRDLLGVKDTTIFD, from the coding sequence ATGAGTAAAGATCGTTTAGTGGTTGCCGTTGTCGGTGCCACCGGTGCCGTAGGGCGGGAAATGCTTTCCGTATTGGAAGGCCGCAATTTTCCAGCTACCGAGGTTATTGCCCTCGCATCTGCACGATCCGCAGGCACCACAGTACCGTTTGCGGGTGGTGAACTTACAGTCAAAGAACTGACTGAAAACTCTTTTGAAGGTGTTGATATTGCGCTCTTTTCCGCCGGTGGATCTACATCTGAAAAATTTTCTCCAATCGCAGCTAAAGCAGGCTGTGTTGTTGTAGATAACTCCAGCGCATGGCGTATGGATGACCGGTGCCCGCTTGTTGTCCCGGAAGTAAACCCGGAAGCACTCGAAGCACACAACGGTATTATTGCTAACCCGAACTGTTCCACTATCCAGATGATGGTTGCACTTAAACCGCTGCACGACAACGCTCAGATCAAACGCATTGTTGTTTCCACCTATCAGGCAGTATCCGGTTCCGGTCAGAAAGCAATTACCGAGCTCGAAACACAGATTCGTCAACTTTTCAATATGCAGACACCGGTTGCAGAAGTATATCCATACCAGATTGCGTTTAACGCACTTCCGCAGATCGATGTATTCATGGACAATGACTACACCAAGGAAGAAATGAAGATGGTTCATGAAACCGTTAAAATCTTCAATGACCCTTCTATAAAAGTAACTGCTACCTGTGTACGCATTCCTGTATTCTACGGCCATAGTGAATCTGTAAACATTGAAACTGTACAGAAAATCACTCCGGCTGAAGCACGCGTTATCCTAACACAGGCACCGGGTGTTACTGTGCTTGATAACCCAAGTGAAAAAATCTACCCGATGGCAATTGATGCCGCAGGTCAAGATGACACTTATGTTGGGCGTATCCGCGAAGACGAAACCATTGAAAATGGCCTGAACATGTGGATCGTTGCTGACAACATCCGCAAAGGCGCTGCGCTCAACACTGTACAGATTGCGGAAGAGCTTATTAAACGCGATCTTCTGGGTGTAAAAGACACAACTATCTTCGACTAG
- a CDS encoding bacteriohemerythrin encodes MAKFEWNSSMNTGVAVIDKQHAELTQIINSLYYAYMNGEEHSVLSPLIHKVNDYAHMHFATEAELMKAYKDEIPDFEAHMEQHREFFSNAIGFLLDYLNDKADITPELLDYLTDWWFKHINGIDRKMAEFLKNKGAA; translated from the coding sequence ATGGCGAAATTTGAATGGAATTCTTCAATGAACACCGGCGTTGCTGTAATTGACAAACAGCATGCCGAGCTAACGCAGATCATCAATTCTCTGTACTATGCATATATGAACGGAGAAGAACATTCCGTTCTAAGCCCGCTCATTCATAAAGTGAATGACTATGCCCACATGCATTTTGCTACAGAAGCAGAGTTAATGAAGGCGTACAAAGATGAAATTCCAGACTTTGAAGCGCACATGGAACAACACAGAGAGTTTTTTTCCAATGCAATTGGATTTCTGCTGGATTATCTCAATGACAAAGCAGACATTACTCCTGAGCTCTTAGACTACCTTACAGACTGGTGGTTTAAGCATATCAACGGAATAGATCGGAAGATGGCTGAGTTTTTAAAAAATAAAGGTGCTGCATAA
- a CDS encoding DMT family transporter, translated as MHMALLFLALFVGTFMPLQMGLNAMISQHWSHSAPIASLISFFVGTIALSIFVVVTKIPIPALSTSTVPWYAWFGGLLGAIGVTTLTFLAPRIGALAMISLIICGQLIGSVIFDHFGFIGYTIRPVTLMRALGVVLLISGAYLVNRY; from the coding sequence ATGCACATGGCACTGTTGTTCCTTGCACTATTCGTCGGAACCTTTATGCCCCTGCAAATGGGGTTAAATGCCATGATCAGTCAACACTGGAGCCATAGTGCCCCCATTGCCTCGCTCATTTCTTTTTTTGTCGGCACCATTGCGTTAAGCATCTTCGTTGTCGTAACTAAAATTCCAATTCCTGCCCTCTCGACATCTACTGTTCCATGGTATGCATGGTTTGGCGGCCTCCTTGGCGCTATCGGTGTTACGACTCTCACCTTCCTTGCACCCCGTATCGGCGCTCTTGCAATGATTTCGCTCATTATCTGCGGCCAACTGATAGGCTCCGTCATCTTCGATCACTTCGGCTTCATCGGATACACCATCCGCCCCGTAACACTCATGCGCGCTCTGGGAGTAGTCCTGCTTATTAGCGGAGCATACCTTGTGAATCGCTATTAA
- a CDS encoding (deoxy)nucleoside triphosphate pyrophosphohydrolase: MKKAITVVAGIVWDGERYLAARRPDTAPFGGFWEFPGGKIEPEETPEAALVREFQEELDITPTEWKYWQTVTHEYEELIVTLLFFHITAFEGTLIPQEGHTVRWVMPSQACELTFLEADIPIVQELTTLA, translated from the coding sequence ATGAAAAAAGCCATTACAGTTGTTGCCGGTATTGTATGGGACGGTGAGCGCTACCTCGCCGCCCGACGACCGGATACCGCACCATTCGGCGGCTTCTGGGAATTTCCCGGCGGAAAAATTGAACCGGAGGAAACACCGGAAGCAGCGCTTGTGCGTGAATTTCAGGAAGAACTGGATATTACTCCGACAGAATGGAAGTATTGGCAGACTGTCACGCATGAATACGAGGAGCTTATTGTTACGCTTCTTTTCTTCCACATAACCGCATTTGAAGGTACACTTATCCCTCAAGAAGGACATACTGTACGATGGGTTATGCCGAGCCAAGCCTGTGAACTTACTTTTCTTGAAGCAGACATCCCCATAGTGCAGGAGTTAACCACATTAGCATAG
- a CDS encoding ABC-F family ATP-binding cassette domain-containing protein, whose protein sequence is MSITLDNISKFYGGEEIIPQFSLDIADGTRLCVCGANGCGKSTLLKMVAGIVSVDSGRVLLPKGCRLGFVQQELDESLLDLPLLSWVLEVLPDWNNFWEEWEAASQAQDEAALKRLGIRQAELEQIYGHNPEHRAKTVLTGLGFSEEKWLKSMRELSGGWRERAKLARVLTAGADVLLLDEPTNHLDLDAVEWLENFLLEYQGVLIFVAHDRIFMDKVGSHVLYLGGNKPTFRKGNFTQFLVIQEEIEAQKGREAAKLQEDIARNMDFVRRFKAKATKARQASSKQKMAQRMQKELDSIKFETKRKNLAFAWPEPAPAEKLILSVSDLRFTYPDGVTLWSDLEFQLYRGQKIALVGPNGCGKSTLLKLIAGRLEKNNGSIMMASKAKMGYFSQHQLDTLNAQNTVLSEIRRLSDPKTTEEELMSVLGLFMLGQSYFERVVSELSGGEKSRLMMAILFLSRCNFLVLDEPTNHLDLESREALIEALASFEGTILMVAHDRYLLKEVADQLWSLSPEGLTVHEQGFEEYDKYRREQNALAGGKSKETTTTGGLSREEQKRLKREQAELRNRIYKELKPKQQAYEKMEENLMLMLEEQGELETQMADPEFFANSPKMQEALKRFGQLQNDSETLMEKMGELEMEINELEQQRESLAG, encoded by the coding sequence ATGAGCATTACACTAGACAATATTTCCAAATTCTACGGTGGCGAAGAAATCATCCCTCAATTCTCTTTAGACATTGCGGATGGCACTCGCCTATGCGTTTGCGGCGCTAACGGGTGCGGCAAATCAACGCTTCTTAAAATGGTAGCCGGTATTGTGTCCGTTGATTCCGGACGCGTGCTGCTGCCTAAAGGCTGCCGTCTTGGCTTTGTTCAGCAGGAGCTGGACGAGTCACTTCTTGACCTGCCCCTGCTTAGCTGGGTGCTGGAAGTCCTGCCCGACTGGAATAATTTCTGGGAAGAGTGGGAAGCTGCAAGCCAGGCACAAGATGAAGCAGCCCTCAAGCGTCTCGGTATCCGTCAGGCAGAGCTTGAACAGATCTACGGGCATAACCCTGAGCACCGTGCAAAAACGGTACTGACAGGTCTTGGCTTCAGCGAAGAGAAGTGGCTCAAATCCATGCGGGAACTTTCCGGTGGATGGCGAGAGCGCGCTAAGCTTGCCAGAGTGCTCACCGCCGGTGCAGATGTTCTTCTTCTTGACGAACCGACTAACCACCTTGACCTCGACGCTGTCGAATGGCTGGAAAATTTCCTGCTGGAATACCAAGGGGTCCTCATCTTTGTTGCGCACGATAGAATCTTCATGGATAAAGTTGGCAGTCATGTGCTCTACCTTGGGGGCAACAAGCCGACATTCCGCAAAGGCAACTTCACCCAGTTCCTTGTGATTCAAGAAGAAATTGAAGCACAAAAGGGCCGCGAAGCGGCCAAGCTGCAAGAAGACATTGCCCGCAACATGGACTTTGTACGTCGCTTTAAAGCTAAAGCGACGAAAGCACGGCAGGCCAGTTCCAAGCAAAAGATGGCTCAGCGCATGCAAAAAGAGCTTGATTCCATCAAATTTGAAACCAAACGCAAAAACCTTGCCTTTGCATGGCCCGAACCTGCTCCTGCGGAAAAACTTATTCTCAGCGTCTCCGACCTGCGCTTCACCTATCCAGATGGTGTCACCCTGTGGTCAGACTTAGAATTTCAGCTTTACCGAGGTCAAAAGATTGCCCTTGTAGGCCCTAACGGCTGTGGCAAATCCACCCTGCTCAAACTTATTGCCGGACGTCTGGAAAAGAACAACGGTTCTATCATGATGGCATCCAAGGCAAAAATGGGATACTTCTCTCAGCATCAACTGGACACCCTGAACGCGCAAAATACTGTTCTCAGCGAAATCCGCCGTCTTTCCGATCCCAAAACGACGGAAGAAGAGCTTATGTCAGTTCTCGGTCTCTTCATGCTCGGGCAAAGCTATTTTGAACGCGTTGTCAGCGAACTTTCCGGTGGTGAAAAAAGTCGCCTGATGATGGCGATTCTTTTCCTTTCCCGTTGCAATTTCCTTGTACTTGACGAACCGACTAACCATCTCGATCTTGAATCCCGCGAAGCACTCATCGAAGCACTGGCATCGTTTGAAGGTACTATCTTGATGGTAGCGCATGACCGCTATCTTTTAAAAGAAGTGGCAGACCAGCTGTGGAGCCTGTCTCCCGAAGGTCTTACTGTGCACGAACAGGGCTTTGAAGAATACGACAAATACCGCAGGGAGCAGAATGCTCTTGCCGGCGGAAAGTCCAAAGAAACCACTACCACTGGTGGACTGAGCCGCGAAGAGCAAAAACGCCTCAAACGAGAACAGGCAGAACTGCGTAACCGTATCTACAAAGAACTGAAGCCTAAGCAACAGGCATATGAGAAAATGGAAGAAAATCTCATGCTCATGCTGGAAGAACAAGGCGAACTGGAAACGCAAATGGCCGATCCGGAATTCTTTGCTAATTCCCCAAAAATGCAGGAAGCACTTAAACGATTCGGCCAGCTCCAGAACGACAGCGAAACCCTGATGGAAAAAATGGGTGAACTGGAAATGGAGATTAACGAATTGGAACAACAGCGCGAATCACTCGCAGGCTAA